The Pantoea sp. At-9b genome includes a window with the following:
- the rpsJ gene encoding 30S ribosomal protein S10 — translation MSNQRIRIRLKAFDHRLIDQSTAEIVETAKRTGAQVRGPIPLPTRKERFTVLISPHVNKDARDQYEIRTHKRLVDIVEPTEKTVDALMRLDLAAGVDVQISLG, via the coding sequence ATGTCGAACCAAAGAATCCGTATCCGTCTTAAAGCGTTTGATCATCGCCTGATCGATCAATCAACCGCGGAAATCGTTGAGACTGCCAAGCGCACTGGTGCGCAGGTACGTGGTCCGATCCCGCTGCCGACTCGCAAAGAGCGCTTCACCGTTCTGATCTCTCCGCACGTTAACAAAGATGCGCGTGATCAGTACGAAATCCGCACTCACAAGCGTCTGGTAGACATCGTTGAGCCAACTGAAAAAACCGTTGATGCTCTGATGCGTCTGGATCTGGCTGCCGGTGTTGACGTGCAGATCAGCCTGGGTTAA